The following DNA comes from Spirulina major PCC 6313.
TACATCTGGGTCGTTCGGACTGCCGCTTTTATTCAGGGAATGTCAAGGTCAATTACGAAGATGACTTTTATTATTACCCAGATACCTTTGTGACTTGTGACGATCGCGACAAACAAGATCGCCTGATTAAACGCTACCCTAAATTGATTGTCGAGATCCTCTCAAAAGTACAAGGAATTTTGACGAAGGGGATAAGTTTACCGACTATCAAAAACTGGAATCCTTAGAAGAATGTATTCTCATTGAACAAGATCAACAACAAGTAGAATGTCGTCGCCGTCAGGCTGATAACACATGGGAAGCTGTGATTTATGGAGTTAATGAAAAAGTTATTTTTCAAAGTATTGAGGTAGAGATCGCGATCGCACAGTTGTATCAAGGGTTAGATTAGGTTCGGGTTGTGGCTCTGCATGGTGCGATGAGTCAAATGTATCATTTTCGTGAAATTTTGCAGCAACACTTCATCATCCGGGCGATCGCTTTTGATCTATGCTGCGAACGATACCCCCTGCAAACTGTTGATGTCTAAAACTGTTGATGTCTAAAACTGTTGATCGTGTCGTTTGGGTGAATGCCCACCCCCATACCCTGGCCACTCGCCTCGCGCTGCAAAACGATTGGACGGTGGTCACGGGGTCTCGCCTGGCGGCACGGGCGATCGCGGCTCGATCCCCCCAAACCCTCCGCCAACTGGCTGTTGCTCATCTGCGGCACCCTTGGCCTAACTGCCGTGTTGCATCGGGGTTAGAGGCGTTGCGATGTTTGCGGGCTGTTTTGGGGGAGACCCTCCGGCCAAAGGATCGGTTTGGGACGGCGAAGGTGTGGCTCCCGGCGGTGCGAGATTTGTTGCAGAGTGGGCCGCAGTTGCCCCTGTTACTCACGGATGAGGTGCGATCGCTGCGTATCCGTCAATTGCTGGTGGTGGCCCGTGCGTTTCAGCAGACTCTCCATGATCAGCAACAGATAGACGAAAGCGAACTGTATTGGAGAACCCTCGACCTTTCCCCTACCCCTAAACCGCTGCTGATTTATGGCTATTTTCAACCCCGCCGCGATGAATTGGCGTGGCTGGATGCGATCGCTGGCCCCGGCAGTGCCTTGATTTTGCCCCAACCCGATCACCCCTGGTTTGCCGATGTGCAGCAGTCGGTGGACTGGTTGCAGCACCAGGGCTGGACAGTGCAGTGGGATTCCGCTGCTCCCCAAACCTGCGGCGACCAGTTAAGTACACAATTTTTAACCGCTGCCGCCTCCCCCCCCGCCGCCGTTCAGGCTCATCACTACGACCACCGCGAAGCCGAGATTCGCGGCGTTCTCACCCAAGTGAAAACCCTCCTCAACCGGCAAGTCCCCGCCCGCAGTATCGTCCTGATCGCCCGCGATGAAACCGCCTACGGCCCCCAACTGCTGGATGTGGCGTGGGAATATCAGATTCCGGTGCGGGCCCTGTATCAGATTCCGCTCCTGAGTACGCGCCTCGGAACCTGGTTAAAACTGCTGATCGAAGTGTTGGTGGCGGGGTTTCCCTTTGAGCAGACGGCGCAACTGTTGAGCCATCCTCTGTGCAGTAATCCGGATCGGGAGTTTTGGGCGATTGTCCGGCAGGAGCATCCCCAGGGGTTCGCGGCTTGGCAGGCGATCGCAACGGCACACCTTGACCTCGATTTGCACCCCTTGGGGCGGGTCAACCAAGCCCGGCGACGGGATACCTGGGTGGACTGGTGGAAAGATTGCCTTAACAGGTTTAATCTCTATCAACGGGCTAACCGTTGGCCTCGCGACATCCTCGCCGTCAACGCCCTACGCCAACACCTCGCCGACCTCGCCAACAATGCCGAGGCAGAACTCCTCACCTGGGCAGACTTTCGCCAAGAATTGCTCGACCTCCTCGAATCCCTCACGGTCCCCGCCCAACCCGGTCGCGGCGGCGTTGAACTCCATGGGCCGCAGGCGGTGTTGGGGGCCCGATATCGCTATGGGTTTGTGTTGGGGATGGCGGAGGGTCTGTTTCCGGTTCCGATTCAGCCCGATCCGGTGGTGGACTTTTTCGATCGCCGCACCCTTGAGGATTACGGTGTGCGGTTACCCAGTGCGGCCGCCCTGGCCCGTCAGGAGGCGCTGTATTTTTATGGCATGGTGCAAACGGTGACGGAACGGGTGAGTTTTTCCTACGCGATTCGGCAGGACAAGGACGAACAGTTACCCAGCCCCTACCTCCAGCAGTTGAACCTCAAAACTACGGAGCCGCCACCCAAGGCGATCGCCAGCCCCGAAGAGGAACGCCGTCACGGTCTCCAAGCGGCCGCCGTAGATCCGGATGATCCGGTTTTAGGGTTGGCTCGCCATGCTTGGGCGGTGGAATTGCGGCGGGAAAGTGAGGCGGCGGCGGATGAATACGATGGTGCGATCGCCCTGCCCTTGGACCGTCCTGATTGGCACTTTAGCGCCTCACAGTTGACCCAGTTGGGGCAATGTCCCTTTAAATGGTTTGCCCGTAAACTGCTCAACCTCAATCCCCCCCAGGAGCCGGAAGACGACCTCACCCCCTCCCTACGCGGCAACCTCTACCACAAAACCCTCGAATTCCTAATCACGTTCCATCAAACCAACCCAGACCAAGACCTCACCGATCCCGCCCTCCTCGATCGCACCTATACCGCCGCCGAACAGGCGTTAACCCTGCCCGCCCTGCCGGCTTGGGAACACCGCCGCCCGGAACAACTAGCCACCCTCGCCCTCGTCCTCAAACATCCGAGTTTTTTACCCGCCAAGGCTGAACCCATCGCCCTTGAACATTGTTTCACCGGGGAATGGCACGGTTTGCAAGTATCGGGCCGGGTGGATCGCATCGATCGCACCCCCAACGGCCTTGTTTTAATTGACTACAAAACCGGGAGCGATCGCCCCCAAGGGATTAAAAACGCTCAAGGCCGAGCGGTGTTAGATCTGCAATTGCCCTTGTATCAAGATGTGGCCGCGCCCCACCTTGATTCTGCTGCATCGGTGCAGGATGCCTACTATTATTCTCTGTCGAAGCAGAAGAAAATCGCCATCCCCAAGGATCAGCAACCGAACGAACTCGCGGCCGCCATTGAACGCTGCAAGACCCATCTAACAACGGGAAATTATCCCGTCCAGCCCGACGTGAAGGGGGCAGCTTGCGAATATTGTGATTATTCATCGCTCTGTCGCCAAGGCGATCGCCTCCGTCGTAAAACCCAAGGAGAAAGAGCATGAAACTTACGGAACAACAGGCCCAAGCGGCCCAGCATCCCGGCAGCGTCGCGGTGACGGCGGGAGCGGGGACGGGCAAAACCCATATGCTCGCTGAACGGTATTTATATTTTCTCAACCAAGGCTATTCACCGCTGAATATTGTGGCTGTGACCTTTACGGACAAGGCCGCCCAGGAATTGCGATCGCGCATTCGTCGCACCATCACTGCCCAAATGGGCGATCGCCCCGACACCCGCGCCGAACTCGAAGCCGCCCCGATTAGCACCCTCCACGCCCTCGCCCAACAAATCTGTCGCGACCATCCCGAAGCCGCCCAAGTCCCCCCTGATTTCATCGTCCAAGATACGCTCCTCGGCCCAGTGTGGCAGGCTAGGGCGTTGATCGATGCGATCGCCCCATTGCCCAGCCCCCTCCCGCTGCCGTTTTCCCGACTGTGTAACCTGTTTGAGGCATTGCTCAAAAATCCGAGCACCGCCATGGCCGCCCTAGAATGCGATCGCGCCGCCTGGTTACCGATCCTTGCACCTCTGCGCCAAGACCAGTTAACGGCATTAATCACATCGGATGAATGGATAGCGGCGAAAGACGTATTAACCACCTATGCGGCTCCCGGTGATAAGTTAGACCTGCATCGGTTGACGGCTCTAGAAGCGATCGCAGACTTAGAACAGGGGCGCAATCTTAAAGGAGCGATCGCCGCACTTCAAGACCTCAAAATCAACGTCGGCAGTGCGAAAGAATGGGGCGATAAAGTCATCCTTAATGATGTCAAAACCGCCATTAAAACCCTACGATCCCTAGCCCAATCTAACGCCGAAATCATCACCCTTGAACCCAACGCCATTGATGACCAAACTGATGCACTACTTCCCGCCCTGCGCGAGGCTTTTCTCACCGTTTACGAGACGATTCGCCGGGGGAAAACAGAACAGCGCGTTCTTGATTTTAATGATTTAGAAATCCATGCCCTCCAAGCCTTAGAAAATCCCGAAGTCCAAGCCCATTATGCCCAGCGGTGGACGGTGTTTTTAATTGATGAATTTCAAGACACTAGCCTCATCCAAGGGCAATTTTTAGAACGGTTAACCACGGGGGCAATCGTGACGATTGTGGGGGATGTGAAACAGTCGATCTATGGGTTTCGGGGGGCAGCGGTGCAGGTGTTTCAAACGTGGCAGCAACGCATCCATGGGCGCGATCGCCCGGTGGAATTAAGCGTCAGTTTTCGCACCCATACCACCCTGTTAACGCAGATTAACCAAGTTTTCGCGCCCCTCCTTGATACGTTACATCAACCCCTCACCGCCCATCGTTGCGCCCCCCTCAACCCCACGCCCCGTATCGAACTCTACACTGTCCAACCCACCGAAGCCCAAACAAAAGATCCCGCGCTGGATACGACGGTTGAGGCGTGCCGCCGGGTGGAAGCGGATAAAATTGCGGATTTGATTGCAGAGATGCTCGATCAATCCTGCATCCATGACCCGGAAAGCGGTGAGGTGCGGCGGATTCGGCCGGGGGATGTGGCGGTGTTAGCGCGATCGTGGCAGTCGTTGGATCTGCCCGCAGCGGCGATCGCATCCCGTGGGATTCCCGTGGTGCAAGGGGGAGACGGCAAACTGCTCGAAACCCCAGAGGCGCGGGATGGTTGGGCGATGTTGCAGACCTTGGCGGATGGGACGGATAATCTCGCCCTGGCGACGGTGTTGCGGAGTCCCTTTTTTGCGGTGAGCGATCGCACCCTTTACCACTTCGCCCAATCTCTCCCCGCAAAAACCACCTGGTGGCAACATCTCGCCCACAGCACCGATCCTCCGTTAATCCATGCCTATCACTGTTTACAGCAGTTGAAAGCAGAGCGACGCACGGAACCCCCGACGCGGCTACTGCAATTGAGCGATCGCCTCACGGGTTACACTGCCGTGATCGCGAACCTGCCCAACGCGGCCCGACGGCTGGCGGATTGGCGCGGGTTTGGGGAATTGGTGCGATCGCTCGAATCCGGCCATGGGGATGCGATCGCCGTGGTGCGCCATCTCAAAGCGATCGCCGCCATCGATGATCTCAAAGTTCCCCGCCCCGCCCTCGCCGCTGACAATGCCGTCACCCTCACCACGATCCACAGCGCGAAGGGCTTAGAGTGGCCCGTGGTGTGCGTTATTGACCTATCCCGCCAATCGAAAACCGATCACACCCGATTTTATGTGGATGCCGATCTTGGCCTCGGTCTCAAGCTCGACGATGAAACCGGAACCGCCCAAGCGTCGGCCCTCTATACTGTTTTGGAACATCGCCACAACCAACGCGCACAGGCCGAAGCCAAACGCCTCCTCTATGTTGCCCTCACCCGTGCTCGCGATCGCCTCATCCTCACCGCCGCCGAACCGAAAGGGCCCGCCCTCGATCTGTTAAAACCCGGTTTAGAAACTTGCGTTGATGCGATCGCGATTCCCTTCGATCCGGCTCCCCTTAGCCACCCTGTTCCCATGGATGCGGTTGAGCCTGTCCCCGTTCCCCTGCCCACCCTGGCCACCGCCGGATTTTCTGACCTACCGATCACCGCTCTCACGGAGTACGCTCTCTGTCCGTTGCAGTTCAAATTTAACTATGTGGATGGGCATCCGGGCTATTACCCAGAGGATGATCCATCGACCGGGGAAACCCGCGATCGCCCCTCCGGCCGAACCATTGGCAACATCACCCACACCGCCCTAGAACAGAACATCATCGACCTCGCCACCCTGCGCCGCTACTACCCAAACCAGCCAGAGTCAGCCCTCAAAGATGCGCTCAACTATGCCCAGCGATTCCGCACCGCGCCGGAATTTGCAGCCTATCGTCAGGGCGATCGCGAAGTGCCGGTACAACTCGAACGCGAGGGAATTTTGTTCAATGGGTTTGTGGATCTTGTCGGCGCGGATTTTGTCCTGGATTTCAAAATCGATCGCACCCGCCAACCGCACCATCACCGCTTCCAACTCTGGGCCTACAGCCGCGCCACCCCAAAGCCCCACGCCCACATCGCCTATCTCCGCCATGACCACCTCCACAGCTTCACCCCCCAAGATTTAGAGAATTTAGATCACGAGGCGCACGCCATGATTCAGCAATTGGCCCAGGGCAATTTCACCGCCACCCCAGAGCGCGATCGCTGCTCCCATTGTCCCTATGCCACGGGTTGCGAGAGTGCGATCTAGTCACATGACACAGTTAAAATCAGGCTTTATTGTAGTGGACTGTTTTAGCTAAAATAGTGCAATGAAATTTTGATGTTTTTTTGCATTGTAAAGAATTTCAGCGATTTTCTAATACACAGCTTTAGCTGAAACAATCCACTAGGCTGTGAGCATGGCTCAAAAAGCATACCGCTATCGTTTCTATCCCACTACCGAACAGGAAACTCTGTTGCAGCCTGGTCGGTGGTTTGTGAGTCTGCTGTATCAATCCCCCACCATAGCGACGTTAGGAGCGTGGTGGTGGGAGAAGATCAATAAGACGTAGAGGAAAAATGAGATGCAGATCACGATTGACTTACAGCCAATGCTAATCCTGCCCCGGAATCGCGTAGCCCCTGGGGGTGATCAGCCAATCGGTGTAGCGGCGGGTGTTGCTGTTGCCGATTAGGACAGTGGTGAGCATGTCGATGGGGTGGGTGAGCATCTCATCAAGGGTGGTGAGGGTAATGGCCTCATCGGGGCGGTAGGCGGATTTGACGAGGGCGACGGGGGTATCGGGGCGGCGATGGGCGAGGAAAATGTCGCGGGCAGTGACGATCTGCTGCTGGCGTTGGCGCGATCGCGGATTATACAACGCCGTCACAAAATCTCCGTGGGCAGCGGCTTCGAGACGTTTAACAATCACATCCCAAGGCGTGAGGAGGTCGCTCAAACTCACGGCACAAAAATCATGCATCAACGGTGTGCCCACCCGGGCCGCTGCGGCCTGGAGGGCCGTGATGCCGGGGAACACCTGCACAGCGGGAGCTTTACCATCCCAACCTTGGGCGGCTAAGACTTCCATCACTAACCCCGCCATCCCGTAAATTCCGCAATCCCCCGACGACACCACCGCCACACTCAGGCCCAGATTGGCCAGTTCAACGGCCCGCTCGGCCCGTTGGGTTTCTTGGGTAATCGGTAGGGCTTCCACCTGTTGACCGGGACGGCGGAGGGGCGCGATCAGGTCGAGGTAGAGGGAATAGCCGATCAGGACATCGGCGGCGGTGATGGCCATTTGGGCGGCGGGGGTGATCTGACTGAGGGAACCGGGGCCCATGCCGACGAGGGCGATCGCACCGGTGCGGCCCGTGTATTCTGTGGCCGAGCGGGCGATCGCGATCGTCACGGCTCCTTCGCCCTCAGCTTTGATCACCTGTTTCGGGACGAGTAACTCAGCGGCTCCGCTGGCCTGGAGGGCGGCAGCCTCGGCAACGCTGGGAGTGCCGACGGTTTGGGCCACATAGTCCGAGGGGTTGGGAACAGCGATCGCGGCGAGGGTGGCGGCGGCAAAGGTACGGAAGGGATAGTCACGGGCAGCGCAAAGATCGAGGAGCGCGGCTTCGTCCCCTTTGAGGTCGATACTGGCAATGCCAGCGATCGCAGCGGGCGCGAGGTTAAAGTCTTGGCACACTTGCGTTAATGCCGCTGTGATCACGGCCAAACTTGTGCCCCGTTCACACCCCATCCCCACCCAGAGGACGCGGGGATACCATTGCACCGTGGGGGGTTCAGGCTGAGCCGGGTGGGGGCGATAGTCGATCCAAACCTGGGCGGCGGCGATGGGGTCTGGCGCGAAGGTCAGGGGATGATCGGGGGGGAGACTGTCGCGCCAACCGGTCGCGCCGCTGGTTTGGGTGACATGAACCACCGCCTGACGGGCGATCGCTGCACTCACCCCTGTCCAATCCCCCGCCCCCCGTCGCCAGCCCCAGGGTTTCCCCCACAGATCCACCGCTGGCATCTGTTGACCATGGGATGCGCCGGTGATGATCGGGGTCGCGCCCCAATAATGGGCGAGGGTTTGGGCGAGGCGATCGCCGCCGCCTTGGTGGCCACCGCAGAGACTGATCACAGTCTTACCCTGGGGATCAACCACGAGCACCGCCGGGTCGGTGGCTTTGTCGGTTAAGCATGGCGCAATGAGACGCACCACGGCCCCCGTGGCGAGGGCAAAAATCAGACCATCATAGTCCTGCCAAAGACCAGGGAGGCGATCGCGCAATCCAGCGCCGTAGGATTGCAGGGGAAATTCCGTCGCGAGGTGGGGCGGCACGAAGAGCGGCCAACCCTGTTCACGACAGAGGGGCAAGAGGGTTTGAATGGCAGCGGGCGTTGTGGCGATCGCCGCCAAGGATTGAGAAATCACAGTCATCGTCAGAAGGTGAACCGGAGCCATCAGACTCCCGGCGCGAAGGGTTAATCCACAGCCGCTGAATCCGCGTCTGCCCCCTCTAGTGAAGCATCAATTTGGGGATCATCTCCATCAACTTCTCGATTCTCCGGCAGCAGATCACCGCCTGACAACTCTGAACTATTGGAGGGTGACAGCGGCAGAGCGACCCTTTCTTGCGTATCACGGCCTTGGATTTGCACCTCAAATGCGATCGTCTCGGTGTTGTCCCGCAGCCGTTTGACATATTCTAAATACACTTGATATTCGATCGCTTTTTCCTGAGCCACGCCGTAGAACTGGCTGTCTTCAGGAACCGCTTCCATCGAGACCACAGCTTGATCCCAAGCGCGTACCGCCTTATCCCAATTTTGATGAGTTTGGGCACTTTGACCGATCAAAACCGCCTCTTCTGCATCCCGCACCGCCGTATAAAAGGCGAGATCTGAATTCCCTTGCTGCTGGCGGGCGTATTCTTCGTAACCTTGATATTCAATGACCTTATCTTGGGCTTGAGCGTAGTTAGGGTCATTGACGGGAACCGCCCGCATCAACTCCACTGAGGTTTCCCAATGGTGGGCGATCGCATCCCAATCCGCCGCCGTTCTCGCCTTGGGAATCGCCTCCACCGCAGCAT
Coding sequences within:
- a CDS encoding PD-(D/E)XK nuclease family protein; translated protein: MSKTVDRVVWVNAHPHTLATRLALQNDWTVVTGSRLAARAIAARSPQTLRQLAVAHLRHPWPNCRVASGLEALRCLRAVLGETLRPKDRFGTAKVWLPAVRDLLQSGPQLPLLLTDEVRSLRIRQLLVVARAFQQTLHDQQQIDESELYWRTLDLSPTPKPLLIYGYFQPRRDELAWLDAIAGPGSALILPQPDHPWFADVQQSVDWLQHQGWTVQWDSAAPQTCGDQLSTQFLTAAASPPAAVQAHHYDHREAEIRGVLTQVKTLLNRQVPARSIVLIARDETAYGPQLLDVAWEYQIPVRALYQIPLLSTRLGTWLKLLIEVLVAGFPFEQTAQLLSHPLCSNPDREFWAIVRQEHPQGFAAWQAIATAHLDLDLHPLGRVNQARRRDTWVDWWKDCLNRFNLYQRANRWPRDILAVNALRQHLADLANNAEAELLTWADFRQELLDLLESLTVPAQPGRGGVELHGPQAVLGARYRYGFVLGMAEGLFPVPIQPDPVVDFFDRRTLEDYGVRLPSAAALARQEALYFYGMVQTVTERVSFSYAIRQDKDEQLPSPYLQQLNLKTTEPPPKAIASPEEERRHGLQAAAVDPDDPVLGLARHAWAVELRRESEAAADEYDGAIALPLDRPDWHFSASQLTQLGQCPFKWFARKLLNLNPPQEPEDDLTPSLRGNLYHKTLEFLITFHQTNPDQDLTDPALLDRTYTAAEQALTLPALPAWEHRRPEQLATLALVLKHPSFLPAKAEPIALEHCFTGEWHGLQVSGRVDRIDRTPNGLVLIDYKTGSDRPQGIKNAQGRAVLDLQLPLYQDVAAPHLDSAASVQDAYYYSLSKQKKIAIPKDQQPNELAAAIERCKTHLTTGNYPVQPDVKGAACEYCDYSSLCRQGDRLRRKTQGERA
- a CDS encoding UvrD-helicase domain-containing protein, translating into MKLTEQQAQAAQHPGSVAVTAGAGTGKTHMLAERYLYFLNQGYSPLNIVAVTFTDKAAQELRSRIRRTITAQMGDRPDTRAELEAAPISTLHALAQQICRDHPEAAQVPPDFIVQDTLLGPVWQARALIDAIAPLPSPLPLPFSRLCNLFEALLKNPSTAMAALECDRAAWLPILAPLRQDQLTALITSDEWIAAKDVLTTYAAPGDKLDLHRLTALEAIADLEQGRNLKGAIAALQDLKINVGSAKEWGDKVILNDVKTAIKTLRSLAQSNAEIITLEPNAIDDQTDALLPALREAFLTVYETIRRGKTEQRVLDFNDLEIHALQALENPEVQAHYAQRWTVFLIDEFQDTSLIQGQFLERLTTGAIVTIVGDVKQSIYGFRGAAVQVFQTWQQRIHGRDRPVELSVSFRTHTTLLTQINQVFAPLLDTLHQPLTAHRCAPLNPTPRIELYTVQPTEAQTKDPALDTTVEACRRVEADKIADLIAEMLDQSCIHDPESGEVRRIRPGDVAVLARSWQSLDLPAAAIASRGIPVVQGGDGKLLETPEARDGWAMLQTLADGTDNLALATVLRSPFFAVSDRTLYHFAQSLPAKTTWWQHLAHSTDPPLIHAYHCLQQLKAERRTEPPTRLLQLSDRLTGYTAVIANLPNAARRLADWRGFGELVRSLESGHGDAIAVVRHLKAIAAIDDLKVPRPALAADNAVTLTTIHSAKGLEWPVVCVIDLSRQSKTDHTRFYVDADLGLGLKLDDETGTAQASALYTVLEHRHNQRAQAEAKRLLYVALTRARDRLILTAAEPKGPALDLLKPGLETCVDAIAIPFDPAPLSHPVPMDAVEPVPVPLPTLATAGFSDLPITALTEYALCPLQFKFNYVDGHPGYYPEDDPSTGETRDRPSGRTIGNITHTALEQNIIDLATLRRYYPNQPESALKDALNYAQRFRTAPEFAAYRQGDREVPVQLEREGILFNGFVDLVGADFVLDFKIDRTRQPHHHRFQLWAYSRATPKPHAHIAYLRHDHLHSFTPQDLENLDHEAHAMIQQLAQGNFTATPERDRCSHCPYATGCESAI
- a CDS encoding helix-turn-helix domain-containing protein — protein: MAQKAYRYRFYPTTEQETLLQPGRWFVSLLYQSPTIATLGAWWWEKINKT
- the cobJ gene encoding precorrin-3B C(17)-methyltransferase, with the protein product MTVISQSLAAIATTPAAIQTLLPLCREQGWPLFVPPHLATEFPLQSYGAGLRDRLPGLWQDYDGLIFALATGAVVRLIAPCLTDKATDPAVLVVDPQGKTVISLCGGHQGGGDRLAQTLAHYWGATPIITGASHGQQMPAVDLWGKPWGWRRGAGDWTGVSAAIARQAVVHVTQTSGATGWRDSLPPDHPLTFAPDPIAAAQVWIDYRPHPAQPEPPTVQWYPRVLWVGMGCERGTSLAVITAALTQVCQDFNLAPAAIAGIASIDLKGDEAALLDLCAARDYPFRTFAAATLAAIAVPNPSDYVAQTVGTPSVAEAAALQASGAAELLVPKQVIKAEGEGAVTIAIARSATEYTGRTGAIALVGMGPGSLSQITPAAQMAITAADVLIGYSLYLDLIAPLRRPGQQVEALPITQETQRAERAVELANLGLSVAVVSSGDCGIYGMAGLVMEVLAAQGWDGKAPAVQVFPGITALQAAAARVGTPLMHDFCAVSLSDLLTPWDVIVKRLEAAAHGDFVTALYNPRSRQRQQQIVTARDIFLAHRRPDTPVALVKSAYRPDEAITLTTLDEMLTHPIDMLTTVLIGNSNTRRYTDWLITPRGYAIPGQD